From the genome of Edaphobacter dinghuensis, one region includes:
- a CDS encoding TonB-dependent receptor codes for MSAPLHRSAAASSLRTLAALAAILFLAAPCARAVIVRGTVTDPLGAAVAGARVQLIQGKSAIAASLTGLDGSFEIRSTAPGRFLLLTSARTFTPNIGQDFYGGRTDVVTRNVTLEIASVTTAVTVTATGIPTPIQQVSSPVTLIPQSDLVTQVGIVDDLRQSPGAAAVQTGQYGGATSLFVRGGNSTANKVLIDGIPAEDVGGVFDFGNVSSTGLTGFEFYRGPNSVLYGSDAGASVVSLNSPRGNSLRPALNYSGDAGNFHTYRNEAALSGAWNRLDYYGAFSRFDSSNALPLDRFHSATSVANLGFNITANTQARFTLRNAVSASGLPSAHDFYGISSDGKQGDQDIYSGLTLENRALQSKWHNLVRYGIARKREQEHQFTNVGEPITYDFGGGDVFTEYFGNNVTIRGANGYTATGQASFFLPNEDSASNRDELYYQSDYAFTHHLTALFGFRYENERGSFVEPDFGEDEITKRTNYQYTLQFQGDIKSRLFYSLGGAIEKNHLYGVAGTPRIGLSYVPVRSGNGWFKGTKLRANVATGVQEPNLAIEFQSLYKQLELAGNTSAIAQYHITPVGAERSRTYDIGIDQNILSEKLILKAGYFHNIFDHQLEGVQSGALTQYFGLPPSVVSGLFSAYLNSLAFRAQGLETELQYQPTRHIFLRGGYTYLDAVVIQSFSGDAIAANTGNPTENPNLPGIAIGAESPLIGARPFRRPPHTGFFTAQYTTSKFSAALKGALASRSDDSTYLDGFDPNFGNSLILPNRDLDFGYAKLDANFLFAATNHVTIFSQFGNLLSQQHIGPIGYPGLPFTFRTGLKIRIGGN; via the coding sequence ATGTCTGCACCTCTGCACCGTTCCGCGGCAGCGTCATCTCTTCGCACGCTCGCTGCACTCGCCGCCATCCTGTTTCTTGCCGCGCCTTGCGCTCGCGCCGTCATCGTTCGCGGCACTGTTACCGACCCGCTCGGCGCCGCCGTCGCCGGAGCCCGTGTCCAACTGATTCAGGGTAAGAGCGCCATCGCCGCCTCGCTTACCGGCCTCGATGGCTCCTTTGAGATTCGCAGCACCGCGCCGGGACGCTTCCTTCTGCTTACCTCGGCGCGTACCTTCACGCCTAATATCGGCCAGGATTTCTACGGCGGTCGCACCGATGTTGTCACCCGCAACGTCACCCTCGAGATTGCCTCCGTTACCACCGCTGTCACGGTCACTGCCACCGGAATCCCTACACCGATCCAGCAGGTCAGCTCGCCAGTCACGCTCATCCCACAGTCTGATCTCGTCACCCAGGTCGGCATCGTCGATGACCTTCGCCAATCTCCCGGCGCGGCTGCCGTTCAGACCGGTCAATACGGCGGGGCTACCTCGCTCTTCGTTCGCGGCGGCAACTCCACGGCCAACAAGGTGCTCATCGACGGCATTCCCGCTGAAGACGTGGGCGGGGTCTTCGACTTCGGCAATGTCTCCTCAACCGGCCTTACCGGATTTGAGTTCTACCGCGGTCCCAATAGCGTCCTCTACGGTTCTGACGCCGGAGCTTCTGTTGTCAGCCTCAACAGCCCACGCGGCAACTCTCTTCGCCCTGCGCTCAACTACTCGGGCGACGCCGGTAACTTCCACACCTATCGCAACGAAGCTGCCCTCAGCGGTGCATGGAACCGTCTCGACTACTATGGTGCCTTCTCACGCTTCGACAGCTCCAACGCGCTGCCTCTGGACAGGTTCCACTCCGCCACTTCGGTAGCGAACCTCGGCTTCAACATCACTGCCAACACGCAGGCTCGCTTCACTTTGCGCAATGCTGTTTCGGCCAGCGGTCTGCCCAGCGCGCATGACTTCTACGGCATCTCCTCGGACGGCAAGCAGGGCGATCAGGACATCTACTCCGGCCTCACCCTCGAAAACCGTGCGCTCCAGAGCAAATGGCATAACCTTGTCCGCTACGGAATCGCCCGCAAGCGCGAGCAGGAGCACCAGTTCACCAACGTCGGCGAGCCTATCACTTATGACTTTGGCGGCGGCGACGTCTTCACCGAATACTTCGGCAATAACGTCACCATTCGCGGAGCCAACGGATATACCGCTACCGGGCAGGCGTCCTTCTTTCTACCCAACGAAGACTCCGCCTCCAACCGCGACGAGCTCTACTACCAATCCGACTACGCCTTCACCCACCACCTCACTGCCCTCTTCGGCTTCCGTTACGAGAACGAGCGCGGCAGCTTCGTCGAGCCTGACTTCGGCGAGGACGAGATCACCAAGCGCACCAACTATCAGTACACCCTTCAATTTCAGGGCGATATCAAAAGCCGTCTCTTCTACTCCCTTGGCGGTGCAATCGAAAAGAACCATCTTTACGGCGTAGCCGGAACACCGCGCATCGGCCTCTCGTATGTTCCTGTTCGCTCCGGCAACGGCTGGTTCAAAGGAACCAAGCTTCGCGCCAACGTCGCCACCGGCGTTCAGGAGCCAAACCTTGCCATCGAGTTCCAGAGCCTCTACAAGCAGTTGGAACTGGCCGGGAATACCTCAGCCATCGCGCAGTATCACATCACCCCGGTCGGTGCGGAGCGCTCACGCACCTACGACATCGGCATCGACCAGAACATCCTCAGCGAGAAGCTCATCCTCAAGGCAGGCTACTTCCACAACATCTTCGATCATCAGTTGGAAGGCGTGCAGTCAGGCGCACTGACGCAATACTTCGGCCTGCCGCCCAGCGTGGTCTCCGGCCTCTTCTCGGCTTATCTCAACTCGCTGGCCTTCCGCGCACAGGGCCTCGAAACCGAGTTGCAATACCAGCCTACTCGCCACATCTTCCTGCGTGGCGGTTATACCTACCTCGACGCTGTTGTGATCCAGTCGTTCTCCGGTGACGCCATCGCGGCCAACACCGGCAACCCCACGGAGAATCCCAACCTTCCCGGCATCGCCATTGGAGCCGAGAGCCCCCTGATCGGTGCTCGCCCCTTCCGTCGCCCACCGCACACTGGCTTCTTCACCGCACAGTACACCACCAGCAAATTCTCCGCAGCCCTCAAGGGGGCGCTCGCCAGCCGCTCTGACGACTCCACCTACCTCGACGGCTTCGATCCCAACTTTGGCAACAGCCTTATTCTTCCCAACCGCGATCTGGACTTCGGCTATGCCAAGCTCGACGCCAACTTCCTCTTCGCTGCCACCAATCACGTCACCATCTTCAGCCAGTTCGGCAATCTGCTCAGCCAGCAGCACATTGGTCCCATCGGCTATCCTGGCTTGCCCTTCACCTTCCGCACCGGTCTGAAGATCAGGATTGGCGGCAACTAA
- a CDS encoding group II truncated hemoglobin, producing MASKVPTLYEWLGGAEPLNRLIDRFYEKVPSDPILEPLFAQMPKEHFQHVAQFIAEVLGGPDDYSRLHGGHAAMIRHHLGRGITEQQRHRWVGLLLETADELELPSDPEFRSALVAYLEWGSRLAVINSALPADTPVSDAPMPAWNWGVPGGPYQPDTPES from the coding sequence ATGGCCTCCAAAGTCCCCACCCTTTACGAATGGCTAGGCGGCGCAGAGCCCCTCAATCGGCTCATCGACCGCTTCTATGAGAAGGTTCCTTCCGACCCTATTCTTGAGCCTCTCTTCGCTCAGATGCCGAAGGAGCACTTCCAGCATGTGGCCCAGTTCATCGCCGAGGTACTGGGTGGTCCCGACGATTACTCCAGACTTCACGGTGGACACGCTGCCATGATCCGTCACCACCTGGGGCGGGGCATCACGGAGCAGCAACGCCACCGCTGGGTTGGCCTCCTGCTTGAAACCGCAGACGAGCTGGAACTTCCCTCCGACCCAGAGTTTCGTTCTGCTCTCGTCGCCTACCTCGAGTGGGGTTCTCGCCTCGCCGTTATCAACTCGGCGCTCCCTGCCGATACCCCAGTCAGCGATGCGCCGATGCCCGCCTGGAACTGGGGCGTTCCCGGCGGTCCCTATCAGCCGGATACCCCTGAATCCTGA
- a CDS encoding quinone oxidoreductase family protein yields MQAIQILAPGGPDALVLRDLPTPAPGPGEALVRLEASGVNFIDVYFREGRYPAKLPYTLGQEAAGTVVAIGDNVTTVKAGDRVAWCSIPGTYAQLAVAPADRLVIIPDGVSFQQAAGAMLQGMTAHYLAYSTYPIRRDDEVLIHAGAGGVGLLFIQMAKLLGARVYTTVSNDEKADLARAAGADEVILYTKEDFAAKIKKMCSAGLHAVYDSVGKSTFDKSLEVLRPRGTLVLFGASSGPVPPFDLIRLSGLGSLYITRPTLKDYIASRAELELRAGAVLNAVADGTLKLRLEHTYPLADAAHAHRDLEARITTGKLLLIP; encoded by the coding sequence ATGCAAGCCATCCAGATTCTCGCTCCCGGCGGCCCCGACGCTCTCGTTCTTCGCGATCTCCCCACACCGGCTCCCGGCCCCGGCGAAGCTCTTGTCCGTCTTGAAGCTTCAGGCGTCAACTTCATTGACGTTTATTTCCGCGAAGGCCGCTATCCGGCGAAGCTGCCTTACACTCTCGGGCAGGAGGCTGCGGGAACGGTTGTGGCGATTGGAGACAACGTCACGACGGTAAAGGCCGGAGACCGGGTCGCCTGGTGCTCCATTCCTGGAACTTACGCCCAGTTGGCCGTTGCTCCCGCCGACCGCCTGGTTATCATCCCCGACGGGGTCAGCTTTCAGCAGGCAGCCGGAGCCATGTTGCAGGGGATGACCGCCCATTACCTCGCATATTCCACCTATCCCATACGCAGAGATGACGAGGTCCTCATCCATGCCGGAGCCGGTGGTGTAGGGCTTCTCTTTATTCAGATGGCGAAGTTGCTTGGGGCACGCGTTTACACCACTGTCTCCAACGATGAGAAGGCCGATCTTGCCCGTGCCGCCGGTGCCGATGAAGTGATCCTCTACACCAAAGAAGACTTCGCAGCGAAGATCAAAAAGATGTGCTCCGCCGGTCTGCACGCTGTCTATGACTCCGTTGGCAAGTCTACATTCGACAAATCGCTCGAGGTTCTTCGTCCGCGCGGAACCCTGGTGCTGTTCGGCGCTTCCAGCGGCCCAGTGCCGCCCTTTGATCTCATCAGGCTCTCCGGTCTCGGCTCGCTCTACATCACCCGGCCCACTCTCAAGGACTATATTGCCAGTCGCGCAGAGCTCGAGCTCCGAGCAGGCGCTGTCCTTAATGCCGTCGCCGACGGCACACTCAAGCTTCGGCTCGAGCACACGTATCCACTTGCCGACGCGGCCCACGCTCATCGTGATCTCGAAGCCCGCATCACTACGGGAAAGCTGCTTCTTATTCCATAA
- a CDS encoding glycosyltransferase family 2 protein, whose translation MSKYSIVVPFHNEEDNVTTLYDRLKAIMEHVGDSFELVFVDDGSRDRTYRLLEEIAAVDSRVLVVKLRRNFGQTSALAAGFDHATGDYILAMDGDLQHNPDEIPNFLAKLEEGYDVVSGWRSHRGDNFIMRRIPSRAANWLMATLSGVNIHDFGTTFKAYRREVIQNIPLYGEMHRFIPALASWYGASICEIPISNPAREFGKSHYGISRTFRVFFDLLTIRFLLKYMTRPLHFFGTIGALGVATGSGLAIWLFILKLLSGQPIMDQHGPIFVIAGILILAGVQMIGIGLLGELQVRHYFTAAHRAPYAVDRVIRLRSEESLLQ comes from the coding sequence GTGTCGAAATATTCCATCGTCGTTCCCTTTCATAACGAAGAAGACAATGTCACCACGCTCTACGATCGCCTCAAGGCCATCATGGAGCATGTCGGCGACAGCTTTGAACTGGTCTTCGTCGACGACGGCTCGCGCGATCGCACCTATCGCCTGCTCGAAGAGATAGCCGCGGTAGACAGCCGCGTCCTTGTCGTTAAGCTTCGCCGCAACTTCGGCCAGACCTCGGCGCTCGCCGCCGGCTTCGATCATGCCACCGGTGACTACATCCTCGCCATGGATGGCGATCTGCAGCACAATCCCGACGAGATCCCCAACTTCCTTGCCAAGCTCGAAGAGGGCTATGACGTCGTTAGCGGCTGGCGCTCTCACCGCGGTGATAACTTCATCATGCGCCGCATCCCCTCACGCGCGGCTAACTGGTTGATGGCGACGCTCAGCGGCGTCAACATCCATGACTTTGGAACCACCTTCAAGGCGTATCGTCGCGAGGTCATTCAAAATATCCCGCTCTACGGCGAGATGCACCGCTTTATCCCTGCGCTCGCTTCGTGGTACGGCGCCAGCATCTGCGAGATTCCGATCTCCAATCCTGCCCGCGAGTTCGGTAAGAGCCACTACGGCATCTCCCGTACCTTCCGCGTCTTCTTCGACCTGCTGACGATCCGTTTCCTGTTGAAGTACATGACCCGACCGCTGCACTTCTTCGGAACCATCGGCGCGCTGGGCGTGGCTACCGGCTCGGGCCTTGCCATCTGGCTGTTCATCCTCAAGCTGCTCAGCGGCCAGCCAATTATGGATCAGCATGGCCCCATCTTTGTGATCGCCGGTATTTTGATCCTCGCTGGTGTTCAGATGATTGGCATTGGCCTCCTCGGCGAGTTGCAGGTTCGCCACTACTTCACCGCAGCCCACCGCGCTCCTTATGCTGTAGACCGGGTCATCCGGCTCCGCTCCGAAGAGAGTCTGCTTCAGTAA
- a CDS encoding S53 family peptidase: protein MMTRKFHLSRRSLLGLTASASLLFGSTISSLAQKPQSRIAGEITSERVVIPKSQPPLAKFAEDKGSLAPQTQLGSMSLVFSRSAAQEADLQALIAAQQNPASPQYHVWLTPDQFATRFGMSDSDISKAETWLEQQGFTVEGVARSKNRITFSGTAAQAEAAFGVELHNYQTDGTTHFAPASDISLPAALSPVIQGVTNLSNFRPHSHMLVKQGQVVPTANFTSGQTGNHYLTPGDIETIYDIKAAQSAGFNGAGQSIAIMGQSAVTLSDIENFQSAAGLTKKDPTLVLVPSTGSSTVYTGDESESDLDLEYSGAIAPGATIYFVYSGNNTNASVNDAIEYAVDNDIAPIISTSYGGCETEYSATSYATENSVFAQAAAQGQTVIAAAGDEGSTDCYGVKGLSTAQQQALAVDFPASSQYVTAMGGTEFSTANVASGSSYWTASSGSDVISSAKSYIPEQIWNDDSSTIGISAGGGGVSVLNTTRPSWQVGVPGIPSGTTRVVPDISLDASPNNAGYLYCSSDTGTGITGSCSNGFRDSSNTNLTVAGGTSFTVPIFAGMVAMINQATGQTGQGVVNPTLYTLAANTSTYASAFHDITTGNNACTAGTAYCTTAAANTSLYAAGPGYDLASGLGSLDFNNLLTAWKAAAVAGSSSLLATTTTITAASTAPASGAADVLTISVAPSTGTGTPTGTVAILVDGTPVSPAPTLSSGTTTYSFSSTTDGSHVIRVTYSGDGTYAPSTNTLVVNVGANFTIAAAPTTITVASGSTGTSTITVTPVNGYTGTIDWSVTGPSSLAACYTIGSSTSTTTVSGTAPVPATLTIYTSASQCSGANVSPSGSGAKLRFSNSHPQAARGKSPARPFSPGTGTGIALAGLLFCGLLGGRSRKLRIFLALGVISVATLSTFGCGSSSSTTTTTTSNAASGTYALTVTGTDSASSKSSSANITLVVQ, encoded by the coding sequence ATGATGACAAGAAAGTTTCACCTCTCCAGGCGTAGTTTGTTAGGGCTGACAGCATCCGCTTCACTCCTCTTCGGCTCCACGATCTCCTCACTCGCTCAGAAACCGCAGTCCCGTATTGCCGGAGAGATCACTTCCGAGCGCGTCGTGATCCCCAAATCACAGCCTCCCCTGGCCAAATTTGCCGAAGACAAGGGAAGCCTTGCGCCTCAGACCCAGCTTGGCAGCATGAGCCTTGTTTTCAGTCGCTCCGCCGCGCAGGAGGCCGATCTTCAGGCCCTGATTGCTGCACAGCAGAACCCTGCCTCGCCGCAGTATCACGTCTGGCTGACTCCCGACCAGTTCGCCACCCGCTTCGGCATGTCCGACTCCGATATCTCCAAGGCCGAGACATGGCTTGAGCAGCAGGGCTTTACCGTCGAAGGAGTGGCGCGCAGCAAAAATCGCATCACCTTCTCCGGTACGGCGGCGCAGGCCGAGGCCGCCTTTGGCGTCGAGTTGCACAACTATCAGACCGACGGCACCACCCACTTCGCTCCTGCCAGCGATATCAGTCTTCCCGCGGCACTCTCTCCCGTCATTCAGGGAGTCACCAATCTTTCGAACTTCCGTCCTCACTCGCACATGCTGGTGAAGCAAGGCCAGGTCGTTCCCACTGCAAACTTCACCTCGGGCCAGACTGGCAATCACTATCTGACTCCTGGCGATATCGAGACGATCTACGACATTAAGGCAGCGCAGAGCGCAGGGTTCAATGGCGCTGGCCAGTCGATTGCGATCATGGGCCAGTCTGCCGTCACACTCTCTGATATCGAGAACTTCCAGAGCGCTGCGGGCCTCACGAAGAAGGACCCTACGCTCGTCCTTGTGCCGAGCACTGGTAGCTCTACCGTTTACACCGGAGACGAGTCCGAGTCTGATCTGGATCTCGAATACTCGGGTGCTATCGCTCCCGGCGCGACTATCTACTTTGTCTACTCCGGCAATAACACCAATGCCAGCGTGAACGACGCCATCGAATACGCCGTCGATAACGACATCGCGCCCATTATCAGCACCAGCTACGGCGGCTGCGAAACTGAGTATTCGGCTACGTCATACGCAACCGAGAACAGTGTGTTTGCACAGGCGGCAGCGCAGGGACAGACGGTGATCGCGGCTGCTGGAGATGAAGGCTCGACCGATTGCTATGGCGTCAAGGGACTCAGCACCGCGCAGCAGCAGGCCCTTGCGGTAGACTTTCCCGCCAGCAGCCAATATGTAACTGCCATGGGCGGCACCGAGTTCTCCACCGCCAACGTCGCCAGCGGCAGCAGTTACTGGACAGCGTCCAGCGGCAGCGATGTTATCAGCTCAGCCAAGTCCTACATCCCTGAGCAGATCTGGAACGACGATTCTTCGACCATCGGTATCTCCGCAGGCGGCGGCGGTGTCAGCGTTCTCAATACCACCCGGCCTTCCTGGCAGGTGGGTGTTCCTGGTATTCCCTCGGGTACTACCCGCGTGGTGCCTGATATCTCACTCGATGCCTCGCCCAACAACGCTGGCTATCTCTATTGTTCCAGCGACACGGGGACCGGAATCACGGGCAGTTGCTCGAATGGCTTCCGCGACAGCAGCAACACCAACTTGACCGTTGCCGGTGGCACCAGTTTCACCGTTCCTATCTTTGCGGGCATGGTGGCCATGATTAATCAGGCGACCGGCCAGACGGGGCAGGGCGTCGTCAACCCAACGCTCTACACGCTTGCCGCCAATACCTCGACCTACGCCTCGGCGTTTCACGACATCACTACCGGCAACAATGCCTGCACCGCCGGAACAGCTTATTGCACCACCGCAGCGGCGAACACCTCGCTCTATGCCGCCGGTCCCGGCTACGACCTGGCCAGCGGTCTTGGCTCGCTTGACTTCAATAACCTGCTTACCGCATGGAAGGCGGCTGCAGTCGCGGGTAGCTCATCGCTCCTCGCCACGACTACAACCATTACCGCGGCCAGCACTGCTCCAGCCTCCGGCGCTGCGGATGTACTCACTATCTCTGTCGCTCCTTCTACCGGTACGGGCACACCCACCGGTACAGTTGCGATTCTGGTAGATGGCACGCCAGTATCGCCTGCGCCAACGCTTTCGAGCGGTACCACTACCTATAGCTTCTCTTCCACTACCGACGGCTCACACGTCATTCGCGTGACCTACTCCGGCGACGGAACCTATGCGCCGTCGACCAATACGCTCGTTGTGAATGTGGGTGCGAACTTCACGATTGCTGCAGCCCCTACCACCATTACCGTAGCCTCTGGAAGCACAGGCACCTCTACCATCACGGTAACTCCGGTGAACGGTTATACGGGAACTATCGACTGGTCGGTCACAGGCCCCTCGTCGCTGGCAGCCTGCTACACCATCGGCAGCAGCACCAGTACAACTACGGTCAGCGGAACCGCTCCCGTACCCGCAACGCTGACGATCTATACATCTGCGTCCCAATGCTCCGGAGCCAATGTATCGCCTTCAGGAAGTGGTGCGAAGCTTCGATTTTCCAACTCCCACCCTCAGGCTGCTCGCGGAAAGTCTCCTGCGCGGCCATTCTCTCCGGGGACGGGAACAGGCATAGCTCTGGCTGGTTTGCTCTTCTGCGGTCTTCTGGGAGGCCGTTCTCGTAAACTGCGCATCTTCCTCGCGCTCGGTGTCATCTCGGTGGCGACGCTCTCGACCTTTGGTTGCGGCAGCAGTAGCTCTACCACCACGACAACGACTAGCAATGCAGCCTCAGGAACCTACGCTCTTACCGTAACGGGAACGGACAGCGCATCGTCGAAGTCCTCCTCGGCGAACATCACCCTGGTCGTTCAATAG
- the ispG gene encoding flavodoxin-dependent (E)-4-hydroxy-3-methylbut-2-enyl-diphosphate synthase: protein MPEIQRRRAVTVNIGGIRVGSDAPVVVQSMTNTDTADVESTVQQIAALARAGSEMVRVTVNNDDAAKAVPYIVEGIAKKGWTTPIIGDFHYNGHLLLTKYPDTAEALAKYRINPGNCSIGRKDDDNFRTMVEVAVKHQKPVRIGVNWGSLDQALLTKMMDENSKSADPLPARDVMMEAMVVSALDNGAAAERYGLRRDQIILSAKVSGVRDLIDVYTELAGRCDYALHLGLTEAGMGMKGVVASTAGLAPLLLSGIGDTIRVSLTPTPGGDRSEEVRCGQQILQSLGIRSFMPQVTSCPGCGRTTSTYFQELAEKIQGYLVASMPEWKKQYPGVEEMKLAVMGCIVNGPGESKHANIGISLPGTFEEPKAPVYVDGKLFTTLKGDRIVEEFQVILDEYVEKRYGHELVGSR from the coding sequence ATGCCTGAGATACAGCGTCGACGTGCAGTAACAGTAAATATTGGTGGGATTCGTGTGGGCTCGGATGCCCCGGTCGTGGTGCAGTCGATGACCAATACGGACACGGCGGACGTTGAATCGACGGTGCAGCAGATTGCGGCGTTAGCCCGGGCAGGCTCGGAGATGGTGCGAGTCACCGTCAACAATGATGATGCCGCCAAAGCCGTTCCCTATATTGTCGAGGGCATTGCCAAAAAGGGCTGGACGACTCCGATCATCGGCGACTTCCACTATAACGGCCATCTATTGCTGACCAAGTATCCCGATACGGCGGAGGCGCTGGCGAAGTACCGGATTAACCCGGGCAATTGTTCGATTGGCCGCAAGGACGACGACAACTTCAGGACCATGGTCGAAGTAGCAGTCAAGCACCAGAAGCCGGTGCGGATCGGGGTCAACTGGGGATCGCTCGATCAGGCTCTGCTAACGAAGATGATGGACGAGAACTCGAAGTCTGCCGATCCCCTGCCCGCACGCGACGTGATGATGGAGGCGATGGTGGTGTCGGCGCTCGACAATGGCGCCGCGGCAGAACGATATGGATTGCGGCGGGACCAGATCATCCTGAGCGCCAAAGTTTCGGGCGTACGCGACCTGATCGACGTCTATACCGAACTGGCCGGGCGCTGTGACTATGCGCTCCACCTTGGGCTGACCGAGGCCGGAATGGGAATGAAGGGTGTAGTGGCCTCGACGGCGGGTTTGGCCCCACTCCTGCTCTCTGGAATAGGGGATACGATTCGCGTCAGCCTGACGCCTACCCCGGGGGGTGATCGCAGCGAAGAGGTTCGCTGTGGGCAGCAGATTCTGCAATCGCTGGGGATTCGCAGCTTTATGCCGCAGGTAACGAGCTGCCCCGGCTGTGGACGAACGACTTCGACGTATTTTCAAGAACTTGCAGAGAAGATCCAGGGATACCTGGTGGCCTCGATGCCGGAGTGGAAGAAGCAGTATCCCGGCGTGGAAGAGATGAAGCTGGCGGTAATGGGCTGCATTGTTAATGGTCCCGGAGAAAGCAAACACGCCAATATCGGCATCTCACTACCAGGAACCTTCGAAGAACCGAAGGCGCCTGTGTACGTTGATGGCAAATTATTTACGACATTGAAGGGCGACAGAATCGTTGAAGAGTTTCAGGTGATTCTCGATGAGTATGTGGAAAAGCGGTATGGACATGAGCTGGTAGGAAGTCGATAG
- a CDS encoding polysaccharide deacetylase family protein, producing the protein MSYQMFLARALQKLGVLRALELHHSKPGILIVSHHRIGVPTETCFDRNLFGATVDELDAQIQYFKKRAPIVSGEELENLVSGKTPVKHLYVAFTFDDGYLDNYTKALDVFRSSGTTAAFFLVSDYVGTATVPWWDEIAYRLRNTKRTEIQLESPTPLKLSLNGHRGVAIDAVLQHYKQANTVQAEEMMDDIRREAECELPEVKRRFLNWDEAREMQAAGMTIGSHTLSHAILGKLSPEAQKKELEGSKNAIERQLGSNVKSLAYPVGEKGCFNETTEKIAIDAGYSMCFSAYGGINNATHLRRSNLLRGTVPSDPDKFRAVAAARISPWTASLVGR; encoded by the coding sequence ATGTCGTACCAAATGTTCCTGGCCCGTGCTTTACAGAAGCTGGGGGTTCTCCGAGCACTTGAGTTGCACCACTCGAAGCCCGGCATTTTGATTGTGAGTCACCATCGGATTGGTGTGCCAACGGAGACATGCTTCGATAGGAATCTCTTCGGTGCCACAGTCGATGAACTGGATGCCCAAATCCAATACTTCAAGAAGCGTGCTCCCATTGTCTCCGGCGAGGAGCTGGAGAACCTGGTTTCGGGTAAGACACCTGTAAAGCATCTGTATGTAGCGTTCACATTCGACGACGGATATCTGGACAACTACACCAAAGCCCTGGATGTCTTTCGCAGCTCTGGAACGACGGCTGCCTTTTTCCTTGTTAGCGATTATGTAGGTACAGCTACGGTGCCGTGGTGGGACGAGATCGCATATCGCCTGCGAAATACGAAGAGAACAGAGATCCAACTTGAATCTCCAACGCCGCTGAAGCTCTCACTGAATGGGCATCGAGGGGTTGCGATTGACGCCGTCCTGCAGCACTACAAACAGGCGAACACTGTTCAGGCAGAGGAGATGATGGACGATATCCGGCGCGAAGCTGAATGTGAGCTTCCCGAAGTGAAGAGACGATTTCTTAACTGGGACGAGGCAAGAGAGATGCAGGCGGCAGGAATGACGATTGGATCGCACACCCTGTCTCACGCGATCCTCGGAAAACTATCGCCGGAAGCACAGAAGAAGGAATTGGAAGGCTCAAAGAACGCGATCGAAAGACAGCTTGGAAGCAATGTAAAAAGTTTGGCTTACCCGGTTGGGGAGAAAGGCTGCTTCAACGAAACGACTGAAAAGATTGCCATCGATGCCGGTTACAGCATGTGTTTTTCAGCATACGGCGGGATCAACAACGCTACCCATCTGAGACGGAGCAATCTTCTGCGTGGAACAGTTCCTTCGGACCCGGATAAATTTCGTGCCGTGGCTGCAGCTAGAATCAGCCCCTGGACAGCATCCTTAGTGGGACGTTGA